From Cecembia calidifontis, one genomic window encodes:
- a CDS encoding acyl-CoA dehydrogenase family protein: MEHTSTIQKSMKQDLFEGVDFYGVDDLLTEEHKLIRASIRDFVKKEISPYIEDWAQKAHFPYEIVKKFGDVGAFGPQIPAEYGGGGLDYIAYGLIMQEIERGDSGMRSTASVQGSLVMYPIYKFGSEEQKRKYLPKLASGEMLGCFGLTEPDFGSNPSGMVTNFKDMGDHYLLNGAKMWISNSPKADIAVVWAKNESGRIHGLIVERGMEGFSTPETHGKWSLRASATGELVFDNVKVPKENLLPGKNGLGAPMMCLDSARYGIAWGAVGAAMDCYDSARRYALERIQFDKPIGSFQLIQKKLAEMLSEITKAQLLNWKLGMMMNEGKATTAQISLAKRNNVAMALDIAREARQIHGGMGITGEYPLMRHMMNLESVVTYEGTHDIHLLILGHEITGIPAFK, from the coding sequence ATGGAGCATACTTCCACAATTCAGAAATCTATGAAGCAGGACCTTTTTGAGGGGGTGGATTTTTATGGTGTTGATGACCTTTTGACCGAGGAACATAAACTGATACGTGCCTCGATCAGGGATTTTGTCAAAAAAGAAATCAGTCCTTATATAGAAGACTGGGCACAGAAAGCCCATTTTCCATATGAAATCGTCAAGAAGTTTGGAGATGTAGGTGCTTTTGGCCCTCAGATACCGGCAGAATATGGCGGCGGAGGCCTTGATTATATTGCTTACGGTCTTATCATGCAGGAGATCGAAAGAGGTGATTCAGGCATGCGTTCTACCGCCTCTGTTCAGGGATCCCTGGTCATGTACCCCATCTATAAATTTGGATCGGAGGAACAAAAACGAAAATACCTTCCCAAGTTGGCTTCAGGAGAAATGCTGGGTTGCTTTGGGCTTACAGAACCTGACTTTGGGTCAAATCCGTCCGGCATGGTGACCAATTTTAAGGATATGGGCGATCATTATCTGTTGAACGGCGCTAAAATGTGGATTTCCAATTCCCCAAAAGCAGATATTGCCGTGGTATGGGCAAAAAATGAATCAGGCAGGATTCATGGATTGATCGTAGAGAGAGGGATGGAAGGATTCTCTACCCCTGAGACCCATGGAAAATGGTCCTTGAGGGCTTCGGCTACTGGTGAACTGGTATTTGACAATGTAAAAGTGCCCAAAGAAAACCTGCTTCCTGGGAAAAACGGATTGGGTGCTCCCATGATGTGTCTCGATTCTGCCCGTTATGGCATTGCCTGGGGTGCAGTGGGTGCGGCCATGGATTGTTATGATTCAGCTAGAAGGTATGCCCTGGAAAGAATTCAATTTGACAAGCCTATCGGTTCTTTCCAGTTGATCCAGAAAAAGTTGGCAGAGATGTTATCTGAGATTACCAAGGCCCAGTTGCTTAACTGGAAACTCGGTATGATGATGAATGAAGGCAAGGCCACCACGGCACAGATTTCCCTGGCAAAGCGTAACAATGTAGCCATGGCTTTGGACATTGCGAGGGAGGCCAGGCAGATTCATGGTGGGATGGGCATAACCGGTGAATATCCGCTTATGCGCCACATGATGAACTTGGAATCTGTGGTTACCTATGAGGGCACCCATGATATCCATTTGTTGATTCTGGGGCATGAGATTACGGGGATACCGGCGTTTAAATAA
- a CDS encoding transposase, with amino-acid sequence MLKTGKRINSQRRFSEEFKRKLVDDFEKGIMTVQQMERHYGIVNSVIYHWIYKYSTYNEKNIRIIEMKDSQTNRLKELEEKVKDLERTVGQKQIMIDYLEKMIDLAKETYSIDIKKNSKTPHSGGSNPTKV; translated from the coding sequence ATGTTAAAAACAGGAAAAAGGATTAATTCTCAGCGTAGATTTTCAGAGGAATTTAAACGTAAGTTGGTTGATGATTTTGAGAAAGGAATCATGACAGTTCAGCAAATGGAGCGACATTATGGAATTGTGAACTCAGTTATTTATCATTGGATTTATAAGTATTCGACCTATAATGAAAAAAATATCAGGATAATTGAGATGAAAGACAGTCAAACCAATAGGCTCAAAGAACTCGAAGAAAAGGTCAAAGATCTCGAGCGTACCGTTGGCCAAAAACAGATCATGATTGATTATTTGGAAAAAATGATTGATTTGGCCAAAGAAACTTACTCAATCGATATTAAAAAAAACTCCAAAACCCCACACTCTGGTGGTTCCAATCCAACAAAAGTATGA
- a CDS encoding response regulator transcription factor, giving the protein MNGDNKTIQVVIVDDHEIFADGLKRILFSNLGLESSIHFPNAKSAMDYFQRGKGADLVILDLYMPEMNGIEFLEKVKSLFPKLSILVVSMQYSLSNIILCRKLGARGFLRKDSSLKEMIHAVESVLKGEDHFPENMATEPEALIENAMERICRDYKLSRSEIKILDKLLEQKNYKEIADALFLSPQTVRTHKKNIYRKFGVHNMAGIVGLLKVELEGGRG; this is encoded by the coding sequence ATGAACGGGGACAACAAAACAATACAGGTAGTCATCGTGGATGACCATGAGATTTTTGCCGATGGCTTGAAGCGGATTTTATTCAGCAACCTGGGATTGGAATCCAGCATCCATTTTCCCAATGCCAAATCGGCCATGGATTATTTCCAGCGCGGAAAAGGTGCGGACCTGGTAATATTGGACCTATATATGCCTGAAATGAATGGGATCGAATTTTTAGAGAAGGTCAAAAGTCTTTTCCCCAAATTGAGCATTTTGGTGGTGAGTATGCAATATTCCCTATCGAATATTATCCTTTGCAGAAAATTGGGGGCAAGAGGCTTTCTTAGAAAAGACAGTTCTCTTAAGGAAATGATCCATGCCGTAGAATCCGTATTGAAGGGGGAAGATCATTTTCCTGAAAATATGGCAACAGAACCGGAAGCATTGATAGAAAATGCCATGGAGCGGATATGCAGGGATTACAAACTTTCCCGTTCGGAAATCAAGATCCTGGACAAATTGTTGGAGCAGAAAAATTACAAAGAGATTGCCGATGCCCTTTTTTTAAGTCCCCAGACCGTCAGGACCCATAAAAAGAATATTTACCGCAAATTTGGAGTCCACAATATGGCGGGAATTGTGGGTCTGTTGAAAGTGGAGTTGGAAGGAGGGAGAGGGTAA
- a CDS encoding sensor histidine kinase — translation MAQFSLIFSFVLIFSKIGFSKAQISGFPEFYLLVGEEADYSLESYLFYWEDPGNMDAEQAYQFYRQGKFAPIGHPYLFNRGYSNSIWWFALPIENGIAKDNTLILSPAGASLQEARLYTFDGSGKLSREQVSGYLLKDDERDMATRLNSFKISLEPFQKSLLLLRIDTRGRNMYMPFYMDSTGSYWEYEVNRAALFGGISTIMAFASLFAFLLFLYNRERIYLIFLAYILSCLLLILEEDGYAFDWFYGQHFPELSQVSVPLFGLLTCSLFLKFNLLFMENQIRSHMYFHIAKSTYYVTLTWCIVLLLSIFLIEEKKFLYAFNLTSLYMSFGCVGLVLIGNILNITDKKALYILFANIFLVIGLVFYFLNSHGITSLNPFFPNGLVVGALVNVLAFTIAIGYLQYSERKEKQLLKVQIAEREKEFIEDKFRVQEEERQRIARDLHDDLGALLAMIRLKVENVEGKLDHVNGPIRENIAESVRLLDKATKEVRFIAHELLPEELGQKRFSTLVEELFLNLENQEKIRFHNNIGELPILPTHVKANLFRIIKELLNNIFKHSGATDGELELFYDEEDVEIKLIVADNGRGFDLEQVKSGKKGMGLNNLESRVFFLNGTYEISSGPQGTTILICVPYKVNEYERGQQNNTGSHRG, via the coding sequence ATGGCACAGTTTTCTTTGATTTTTTCTTTTGTCTTGATTTTTTCAAAAATAGGCTTTTCTAAAGCCCAAATATCGGGTTTCCCTGAATTTTACCTTTTGGTAGGAGAGGAGGCTGACTATTCCCTTGAAAGCTATCTTTTTTATTGGGAAGATCCTGGCAATATGGATGCTGAACAAGCGTATCAGTTTTACAGGCAGGGAAAATTTGCGCCTATCGGTCATCCTTATCTTTTCAATAGGGGATATAGCAATTCCATTTGGTGGTTTGCCCTGCCAATTGAAAACGGAATTGCAAAAGACAACACCTTGATTTTAAGCCCTGCTGGAGCTTCTCTACAAGAAGCAAGGCTTTACACTTTTGATGGATCGGGAAAACTGAGCAGGGAGCAGGTTTCAGGTTACCTGCTAAAAGATGATGAAAGGGACATGGCAACCCGATTGAACTCCTTTAAAATCAGTCTTGAACCCTTTCAAAAAAGCCTTTTATTATTACGAATAGATACCAGAGGAAGAAATATGTACATGCCCTTTTATATGGACAGTACAGGTTCTTATTGGGAGTATGAAGTCAATAGGGCAGCGCTTTTCGGAGGCATCAGTACCATAATGGCTTTTGCCTCCTTGTTTGCTTTTTTGCTGTTTTTATACAATAGGGAAAGGATTTACTTGATTTTCCTGGCCTATATATTGTCCTGTCTTTTGTTGATTCTTGAAGAGGATGGTTATGCTTTTGATTGGTTTTATGGTCAGCATTTCCCCGAGCTTTCCCAGGTCAGCGTTCCCTTATTTGGTCTTTTGACCTGTTCCTTATTTTTAAAGTTCAACCTGCTTTTCATGGAAAACCAAATAAGAAGCCATATGTATTTCCATATTGCCAAATCCACGTACTATGTGACTTTGACCTGGTGCATAGTCTTGTTGTTGAGCATTTTTCTTATTGAGGAAAAAAAATTCCTTTATGCTTTTAATCTCACCTCATTGTATATGTCTTTTGGCTGTGTGGGTCTGGTTTTAATAGGAAATATCCTGAATATTACTGATAAAAAGGCCTTGTACATCCTTTTCGCCAATATTTTTTTAGTAATTGGTTTGGTATTTTACTTCCTCAATAGCCATGGTATCACCTCTCTCAATCCCTTTTTCCCCAATGGTCTTGTTGTGGGTGCTTTGGTCAACGTCCTGGCATTTACTATAGCCATTGGATACCTGCAATACAGTGAAAGAAAAGAAAAACAACTGTTGAAGGTACAGATTGCCGAAAGGGAAAAAGAGTTTATTGAAGATAAATTCCGCGTACAGGAAGAGGAGCGTCAGCGTATAGCCAGAGACCTGCATGATGACTTAGGAGCCCTATTGGCCATGATCAGGTTGAAAGTGGAAAATGTGGAAGGAAAGTTAGACCATGTCAATGGTCCTATTCGGGAGAATATTGCGGAGTCTGTCAGGTTATTGGACAAGGCAACCAAAGAGGTAAGGTTTATCGCACATGAACTCCTTCCCGAAGAGCTTGGCCAAAAGCGTTTCTCCACATTGGTAGAAGAACTGTTCCTAAACCTTGAAAACCAAGAAAAAATCCGTTTTCATAATAATATTGGTGAGCTCCCCATTTTGCCTACACATGTCAAGGCCAACCTTTTTAGGATCATCAAAGAACTGCTCAATAATATCTTCAAGCATTCCGGGGCTACTGATGGGGAACTCGAATTGTTCTATGATGAAGAAGATGTGGAAATCAAGCTTATTGTAGCAGACAATGGAAGGGGATTTGATTTAGAACAGGTAAAATCCGGAAAAAAGGGAATGGGCCTGAACAACTTGGAAAGCAGGGTGTTCTTCCTCAACGGAACTTATGAAATAAGTAGCGGACCACAGGGAACAACTATTCTTATATGCGTGCCATACAAAGTCAATGAATATGAACGGGGACAACAAAACAATACAGGTAGTCATCGTGGATGA
- a CDS encoding IS3 family transposase: MINHSLNELYRTVGVTKQAVQQAKKRQQAFDLEIAQLVILADELREDHPGCGVEKMYYTLKPEFMGRDQFCEIFMEMGYGIKKIKNYQKTTYAGLYSYPNLIEGMAINRPFQVIQTDITYFYLNGEFYYLVFIIDVYTRIIVGYSVNDNLRTEGNIKAMKMALSTLRYQPWGLIHHSDKGSQYSSKEYTSLLNKNNIHISMGNIAWENPYAERINGIIKNEYLKRWIIKDFSDLKRKVAKAVANYNSIRLHRGFKMKYTPMGFYKNILNLKAQERPTVIVYTEGRKNFLGASSPFEVCPREEPLAHDCPMEIFNEC; the protein is encoded by the coding sequence ATGATAAACCATTCGCTCAATGAACTTTATCGGACTGTTGGAGTAACCAAGCAGGCCGTTCAACAAGCCAAAAAAAGGCAGCAAGCATTCGATCTTGAAATTGCCCAACTGGTAATCCTGGCCGATGAGCTCAGGGAAGACCATCCAGGATGTGGGGTCGAAAAAATGTATTATACATTGAAACCCGAATTCATGGGAAGGGATCAATTCTGTGAAATTTTCATGGAAATGGGATATGGTATCAAAAAAATAAAAAACTACCAGAAAACCACTTACGCAGGCCTTTATTCTTATCCAAACCTTATCGAAGGTATGGCCATAAACAGACCTTTTCAGGTCATCCAAACCGATATCACTTACTTTTACCTCAATGGTGAATTCTATTATTTGGTCTTCATTATTGATGTTTATACCAGGATCATCGTGGGATATTCGGTCAACGACAACTTGCGCACAGAAGGTAATATCAAAGCTATGAAAATGGCCCTCAGTACTTTGAGATACCAGCCTTGGGGCCTGATCCACCACTCAGATAAAGGTTCCCAGTACAGTAGTAAAGAATACACCTCCTTGCTCAACAAAAACAATATCCATATCAGTATGGGAAATATCGCATGGGAAAACCCCTACGCAGAACGAATCAATGGAATCATAAAAAATGAATACCTCAAAAGGTGGATAATCAAAGATTTCAGCGACCTGAAAAGAAAAGTGGCGAAAGCTGTAGCCAACTACAACAGCATAAGACTACACAGGGGATTTAAAATGAAATACACCCCCATGGGATTTTATAAAAATATACTAAATTTAAAAGCCCAAGAAAGACCGACGGTGATTGTTTATACCGAAGGAAGAAAAAACTTCTTAGGGGCATCGAGCCCCTTCGAAGTTTGCCCAAGAGAAGAACCTCTGGCTCATGATTGCCCGATGGAAATATTTAATGAATGTTGA
- a CDS encoding MBG domain-containing protein — MKPKILPDIMAMVRLLPLLGLLLMYSHQIVAQTSSATITTDKDDYAPGETAIITGTGWWPGETVELDFEHIEPNIPDHVHVTKYVTADESGNIYFEWYVDEQELGTTFHLMARGQSSGYFAETFFTDGNVTFSVSGIPPSHSVTVSYKFRNPTGANNDANSTTSSQQTTFTIGARNNSPVKFSYQTVSTSGGINYHLSNVGIDAGSLSTGTEGYQYEFQSPSGARTVTANYGVLISTNKTATYGGSVTLTSSFYSNYQTSTGIVGKPITFYINGTAVGTVNTQTGGVASLTLDLTNVPTLGKLNAGTYDITTSFAGDSELLPVPQTSSTGSTLTVDRKALTVTADNQSKTYGDTFSFDGTEFSTAGLVNSDAVSSATIASDGAAATATVDGAPYAINISAATGTGLSNYDITYVPGSFAVGKKALTVTADNQSKTYGDTFSFDGTEFSTAGLVNSDAVSSATIASDGAAATATVDGAPYAINISAATGTGLSNYDITYVPGSFAVGKKALTVTADNQSKTYGDTFSFDGTEFSTAGLVNSDAVSSATIASDGAAATATVDGAPYAINISAATGTGLSNYDITYVPGSFAVGKKALTVTADNQSKTYGDTFSFDGTEFSTAGLVNSDAVSSATIASDGAAATATVDGAPYAINISAATGTGLSNYDITYVPGSFAVGKKALTVTADNQSKTYGDTFSFDGTEFSTAGLVNSDAVSSATIASDGAAATATVDGAPYAINISAATGTGLSNYDITYVPGSFAVGKKALTVTADNQSKTYGDTFSFDGTEFSTAGLVNSDAVSSATITSDGAAATATVDGAPYAINISAATGTGLSNYDITYVPGSFAVGKKALTVTADNQSKTYGDTFSFDGTEFSTAGLVNSDAVSSATIASDGAAATATVDGAPYAINISAATGTGLSNYDITYVPGSFAVGKKALTVTADNQSKTYGDTFSFDGTEFSTAGLVNSDAVSSATITSDGAAATATVDGAPYAINISAATGTGLSNYDITYVPGSFAVGKKALTVTADNQSKTYGDTFSFDGTEFSTAGLVNSDAVSSATIASDGAAATATVDGAPYAINISAATGTGLSNYDITYVPGSFAVGKKALTVTADNQSKTYGDTFSFDGTEFSASGLVNSDAVSSATITSDGAAATATVDGAPYAINISAATGTGLSNYDITYVPGSFAVGKKALTVTADNQSKTYGDTFSFDGTEFSTAGLVNSDAVSSATIASDGAAATATVDGAPYAINISAATGTGLSNYDITYVPGSFAVGKKALTVTADNQSKTYGDTFSFDGTEFSASGLVNSDAVSSATITSDGAAATATVDGAPYAINISAATGTGLSNYDITYVPGSFAVGKKALTVTADDKSKYCGQDDPELTYQITSGTLVNGDGFTGSLERESGDAAGTYKISQGSLTLGTNYDLTVIEGEFTINAISSLDATQTFVNIQINNTGQLSATISPAVANVPVTFTIYHDDNVTVLRNIVGNTNASGVATVSWTAPGTIGVYKVDVMAGSSACDAKMEAYVTVFDPSDSFVTGGGWINSPAGAMPDRPDAEGRANFGFVSRYKKGRNNLSTNEVDGNTEFQFQAGDLNFKSTLHESGSLVISGARATYRGTGTINGQPGFRFMVVAIDGDWNGQRNPDRFRIKITTTNGTVIYDNQIGKAENTDDATVLGNNGTGGGSIVIHEVKGKGPNKNVMASMIEVPWNTPVEVLEKELQQMASSWFEGEKFAITLDPVDYNPLEPGFYQVGGYFENNPWFERNEIIPVPVMVLNKAMAQDILIDNNLMGKDLQAGTVVGRFSTVDAVDNIHTYSIEENPFFVIENNNLVWRGIGTPDPQVTLRVSSTDRAGQTISRDIQLFRETGPNSLLIYPNPAMKETNLLVNLAQESDIEIRIFDAAGRLVFTEDSFQKESFVKNINLDQLSQGLYHVVVKVNHQYIQGRLVKQ, encoded by the coding sequence ATGAAACCAAAAATTTTACCCGACATCATGGCTATGGTCCGCCTGCTTCCCTTATTGGGGTTGCTGCTGATGTACAGCCATCAAATTGTGGCACAAACTTCTTCTGCCACGATCACCACGGACAAGGACGACTATGCTCCGGGTGAGACAGCCATTATTACCGGCACCGGATGGTGGCCCGGAGAAACGGTAGAGCTTGATTTTGAGCATATCGAACCCAATATTCCCGACCATGTCCATGTCACCAAATATGTGACCGCGGATGAAAGCGGGAATATTTATTTTGAGTGGTATGTGGATGAACAGGAATTGGGAACTACTTTTCATTTAATGGCCAGAGGTCAGTCTTCCGGTTATTTTGCTGAGACGTTTTTTACGGATGGGAATGTGACTTTTAGTGTATCTGGAATCCCGCCTTCGCACAGTGTAACAGTTTCATATAAATTTAGAAATCCCACAGGTGCAAATAATGATGCCAACAGCACTACCTCTTCTCAACAAACTACATTTACAATTGGAGCAAGAAATAATTCCCCGGTAAAATTTTCTTATCAAACAGTTTCTACTTCTGGCGGAATTAATTATCATTTATCTAATGTTGGAATAGATGCTGGATCCCTTTCAACAGGAACTGAAGGTTACCAATATGAATTTCAATCTCCTTCAGGTGCAAGAACTGTTACTGCTAACTATGGAGTTTTAATTTCAACCAACAAAACAGCCACTTACGGAGGTTCAGTCACTTTAACATCTAGCTTTTATTCCAATTATCAAACATCAACTGGAATTGTTGGTAAACCCATAACTTTTTACATCAATGGAACAGCAGTTGGTACAGTAAATACGCAAACGGGAGGTGTGGCATCTTTGACACTTGATCTGACCAATGTTCCAACTTTAGGTAAACTGAATGCTGGAACTTATGACATCACTACTTCATTTGCTGGGGATTCCGAATTATTGCCAGTTCCGCAAACAAGTAGCACTGGGTCTACCTTGACAGTTGATCGTAAAGCCCTGACCGTGACCGCCGACAACCAGAGCAAGACCTACGGTGACACCTTCAGCTTTGACGGCACCGAGTTCAGTACTGCCGGTCTGGTGAACAGCGATGCGGTGAGTTCAGCAACCATCGCTTCCGACGGCGCTGCGGCTACCGCAACAGTGGACGGAGCACCTTATGCGATCAACATCTCCGCGGCAACCGGTACAGGGCTGTCAAACTATGACATCACCTATGTGCCTGGTTCATTCGCGGTGGGCAAAAAAGCCCTGACCGTGACCGCCGACAACCAGAGCAAGACCTACGGTGACACCTTCAGCTTTGACGGCACCGAGTTCAGTACTGCCGGTCTTGTGAACAGCGATGCGGTGAGTTCAGCAACCATCGCTTCCGACGGCGCTGCGGCTACCGCAACAGTGGACGGAGCACCTTATGCGATCAACATCTCCGCGGCAACCGGTACAGGGCTGTCAAACTATGACATCACCTATGTGCCTGGTTCATTCGCGGTGGGCAAAAAAGCCCTGACCGTGACCGCCGACAACCAGAGCAAGACCTACGGTGACACCTTCAGCTTTGACGGCACCGAGTTCAGTACTGCCGGTCTTGTGAACAGCGATGCGGTGAGTTCAGCAACCATCGCTTCCGACGGCGCTGCGGCTACCGCAACCGTGGACGGAGCACCTTATGCGATCAACATCTCCGCGGCAACCGGTACAGGGCTGTCAAACTATGACATCACCTATGTGCCTGGTTCATTCGCGGTGGGCAAAAAAGCCCTGACCGTGACCGCCGACAACCAGAGCAAGACCTACGGTGACACCTTCAGCTTTGACGGCACCGAGTTCAGTACTGCCGGTCTGGTGAACAGCGATGCGGTGAGTTCAGCAACCATCGCTTCCGACGGCGCTGCGGCTACCGCAACAGTGGACGGAGCACCTTATGCGATCAACATCTCCGCGGCAACCGGTACAGGGCTGTCAAACTATGACATCACCTATGTGCCTGGTTCATTCGCGGTGGGCAAAAAAGCCCTGACCGTGACCGCCGACAACCAGAGCAAGACCTACGGTGACACCTTCAGCTTTGACGGCACCGAGTTCAGTACTGCCGGTCTGGTGAACAGCGATGCGGTGAGTTCAGCAACCATCGCTTCCGACGGCGCTGCGGCTACCGCAACAGTGGACGGAGCACCTTATGCGATCAACATCTCCGCGGCAACCGGTACAGGGCTGTCAAACTATGACATCACCTATGTGCCTGGTTCATTCGCGGTGGGCAAAAAAGCCCTGACCGTGACCGCCGACAACCAGAGCAAGACCTACGGTGACACCTTCAGCTTTGACGGCACCGAGTTCAGTACTGCCGGTCTTGTGAACAGCGATGCGGTGAGTTCAGCAACCATCACTTCCGACGGCGCTGCGGCTACCGCAACCGTGGACGGAGCACCTTATGCGATCAACATCTCCGCGGCAACCGGTACAGGGCTGTCAAACTATGACATCACCTATGTGCCTGGTTCATTCGCGGTGGGCAAAAAAGCCCTGACCGTGACCGCCGACAACCAGAGCAAGACCTACGGTGACACCTTCAGCTTTGACGGCACCGAGTTCAGTACTGCCGGTCTGGTGAACAGCGATGCGGTGAGTTCAGCAACCATCGCTTCCGACGGCGCTGCGGCTACCGCAACAGTGGACGGAGCACCTTATGCGATCAACATCTCCGCGGCAACCGGTACAGGGCTGTCAAACTATGACATTACCTATGTGCCTGGTTCATTCGCGGTGGGCAAAAAAGCCCTGACCGTGACCGCCGACAACCAGAGCAAGACCTACGGTGACACCTTCAGCTTTGACGGCACCGAGTTCAGTACTGCCGGTCTGGTGAACAGCGATGCGGTGAGTTCAGCAACCATCACTTCCGACGGCGCTGCGGCTACCGCAACAGTGGACGGAGCACCTTATGCGATCAACATCTCCGCGGCAACCGGTACAGGGCTGTCAAACTATGACATCACCTATGTGCCTGGTTCATTCGCGGTGGGCAAAAAAGCCCTGACCGTGACCGCCGACAACCAGAGCAAGACCTACGGTGACACCTTCAGCTTTGACGGCACCGAGTTCAGTACTGCCGGTCTTGTGAACAGCGATGCGGTGAGTTCAGCAACCATCGCTTCCGACGGCGCTGCGGCTACCGCAACCGTGGACGGAGCACCTTATGCGATCAACATCTCCGCGGCAACCGGTACAGGGCTGTCAAACTATGACATCACCTATGTGCCTGGTTCATTCGCGGTGGGCAAAAAAGCCCTGACCGTGACCGCTGACAACCAGAGCAAGACCTACGGTGACACCTTCAGCTTTGACGGCACCGAGTTCTCCGCCAGCGGTCTGGTGAACAGCGATGCGGTGAGTTCAGCAACCATCACTTCCGACGGCGCTGCGGCTACCGCAACAGTGGACGGAGCACCTTATGCGATCAACATCTCCGCGGCAACCGGTACAGGGCTGTCAAACTATGACATCACCTATGTGCCTGGTTCATTCGCGGTGGGCAAAAAAGCCCTGACCGTGACCGCCGACAACCAGAGCAAGACCTACGGTGACACCTTCAGCTTTGACGGCACCGAGTTCAGTACTGCCGGTCTGGTGAACAGCGATGCGGTGAGTTCAGCAACCATCGCTTCCGACGGCGCTGCGGCTACCGCAACCGTGGACGGAGCACCTTATGCGATCAACATCTCCGCGGCAACCGGTACAGGGCTGTCAAACTATGACATCACCTATGTGCCTGGTTCATTCGCGGTGGGCAAAAAAGCCCTGACCGTGACCGCTGACAACCAGAGCAAGACCTACGGTGACACCTTCAGCTTTGACGGCACCGAGTTCTCCGCCAGCGGTCTTGTGAACAGCGATGCGGTGAGTTCAGCAACCATCACTTCCGACGGCGCTGCGGCTACCGCAACAGTGGACGGAGCACCTTATGCGATCAACATCTCCGCGGCAACCGGTACAGGGCTGTCAAACTATGACATCACCTATGTGCCTGGTTCATTCGCGGTGGGCAAAAAAGCCCTGACCGTCACTGCGGATGACAAGTCCAAATACTGCGGTCAAGATGATCCGGAATTGACCTATCAGATTACCAGTGGTACTTTGGTCAATGGAGACGGATTCACAGGAAGTTTGGAAAGAGAAAGCGGTGATGCTGCCGGGACATATAAAATCAGCCAAGGCTCCTTAACCTTGGGAACCAATTATGACCTTACCGTTATTGAAGGGGAATTCACTATCAATGCAATTTCATCTTTAGATGCAACGCAAACTTTTGTGAATATTCAGATCAATAATACAGGCCAATTGTCAGCTACTATTTCTCCGGCAGTTGCAAATGTTCCGGTGACGTTTACCATCTATCATGATGATAATGTGACAGTTTTGAGGAATATTGTAGGCAATACGAATGCTTCGGGTGTGGCCACTGTCAGTTGGACTGCTCCTGGAACAATCGGGGTATATAAAGTGGATGTGATGGCAGGAAGCAGTGCTTGTGATGCAAAAATGGAAGCCTATGTTACCGTATTTGATCCTTCAGATAGCTTCGTGACAGGTGGTGGCTGGATCAATTCTCCAGCAGGCGCCATGCCGGATAGGCCTGATGCTGAAGGTAGAGCAAACTTTGGATTTGTTTCCAGATACAAAAAAGGAAGAAACAATTTGAGCACCAATGAGGTGGACGGAAACACTGAATTCCAATTCCAGGCAGGTGACTTGAACTTTAAATCTACCCTACATGAATCCGGTTCATTGGTAATTTCTGGAGCAAGAGCTACTTATAGAGGTACCGGTACCATCAACGGTCAGCCAGGATTCAGGTTTATGGTAGTGGCAATTGACGGTGACTGGAACGGGCAAAGAAACCCTGACAGGTTTAGGATCAAAATCACCACCACCAACGGAACGGTGATCTATGATAACCAAATAGGTAAAGCTGAAAATACAGATGATGCTACCGTATTGGGCAATAATGGCACTGGCGGTGGATCCATTGTAATCCATGAAGTCAAAGGCAAAGGTCCAAATAAAAATGTAATGGCAAGCATGATTGAAGTTCCTTGGAATACACCAGTAGAAGTACTTGAAAAAGAATTGCAGCAAATGGCTTCAAGCTGGTTTGAGGGTGAAAAATTTGCCATCACCTTGGATCCGGTAGATTACAACCCATTGGAGCCAGGCTTCTATCAAGTAGGTGGCTATTTTGAAAACAACCCTTGGTTTGAAAGGAATGAAATCATACCTGTACCGGTAATGGTATTGAACAAAGCCATGGCTCAGGATATTCTTATCGATAACAACCTTATGGGCAAGGATCTTCAAGCGGGTACAGTAGTCGGAAGGTTCAGTACAGTGGATGCAGTCGACAATATCCATACTTATAGCATAGAGGAAAATCCTTTCTTTGTGATAGAGAATAATAACCTGGTATGGAGAGGAATAGGAACCCCTGATCCTCAGGTAACATTGAGGGTTTCCAGCACCGACCGTGCAGGACAGACCATCAGTAGGGATATCCAGCTATTCAGAGAAACAGGGCCAAACAGCCTGCTGATCTATCCGAATCCGGCCATGAAGGAAACCAATCTCCTGGTCAACCTGGCTCAGGAATCAGACATAGAAATCCGCATCTTCGATGCTGCCGGCAGATTGGTATTCACAGAAGATTCTTTCCAGAAAGAAAGTTTTGTGAAAAACATCAACCTGGATCAATTGAGCCAAGGCCTGTACCATGTAGTGGTAAAAGTCAACCATCAATACATACAGGGCAGGTTGGTCAAGCAGTAA